The Deferribacter desulfuricans SSM1 genome contains a region encoding:
- a CDS encoding chemotaxis protein CheW, producing the protein MIADIKLPNDVEANNHLITDTSEEEIQIVGFKLGEEEYAIDILKIQEIIKMTEVTTVPRTEYFVLGVMNLRGKVIPVVDLRLRFNLDKSDFDKNTRIIIANFEKESIGFVVDELTEVMRINKNIVEPAPPLVSSIGDEYILGICKYNDRLILLLDIDYVIFKENRSESYLKKILKSDSDDFDNENKKFLGDYLNEGIHKGTEENVKNKNNKENKDNRDTDNKKLINNIESNSKENLNNDSNDLSIDELIAIELAKREKETEELLKKKKNKDD; encoded by the coding sequence ATGATTGCTGATATAAAATTACCAAATGATGTAGAGGCAAATAATCATTTAATAACTGATACAAGTGAAGAAGAAATTCAAATAGTAGGTTTTAAGTTAGGAGAAGAAGAATACGCAATTGATATTTTGAAAATTCAAGAAATCATTAAAATGACGGAAGTTACAACAGTTCCAAGAACAGAATATTTTGTATTAGGAGTTATGAATTTAAGAGGTAAGGTTATTCCAGTTGTAGACTTGCGATTGAGATTTAATTTAGATAAAAGTGATTTTGATAAAAATACTAGAATAATTATAGCAAATTTTGAGAAAGAAAGTATTGGTTTTGTTGTTGATGAACTTACAGAAGTGATGCGAATCAATAAAAATATAGTAGAGCCTGCACCACCTTTGGTTAGTAGTATTGGTGATGAATATATATTAGGTATTTGTAAATATAATGATAGATTAATATTATTATTAGATATTGATTATGTTATTTTTAAAGAAAATAGATCAGAAAGTTATTTAAAAAAAATTTTAAAAAGTGATTCTGATGATTTTGACAATGAAAATAAAAAGTTTTTAGGAGATTATTTAAATGAAGGTATTCATAAAGGTACTGAAGAAAATGTAAAAAATAAAAATAATAAAGAGAATAAAGATAATAGAGATACAGACAATAAAAAGCTAATAAACAATATTGAATCTAATAGTAAAGAAAATCTTAATAACGACTCTAATGATTTAAGCATAGATGAATTAATTGCTATAGAACTTGCTAAAAGAGAAAAAGAAACAGAAGAATTGCTTAAGAAAAAGAAAAATAAAGATGATTAA
- a CDS encoding STAS domain-containing protein gives MNTQKVNILKDKNIYVINLKGEFTQQNYENKIKEIMENIRHINKLIFDCSSLSYINSSGIKLLIKVHKSLKNKNITLILSNVSDEFKDLFVFVGLHKLFKICDTIEDCSK, from the coding sequence ATGAATACACAAAAAGTTAATATATTAAAAGATAAGAATATTTATGTTATAAATTTAAAAGGGGAATTTACGCAACAAAATTATGAGAATAAAATTAAAGAAATAATGGAAAATATTAGGCACATAAACAAATTGATTTTTGATTGTAGTTCTTTATCATATATAAACAGTTCAGGAATTAAGCTTTTGATTAAAGTACATAAAAGTTTAAAGAATAAAAATATTACTTTAATTTTAAGTAATGTGTCTGATGAATTTAAAGATTTATTTGTATTTGTTGGTCTACATAAGTTGTTTAAAATATGTGATACTATAGAAGATTGTAGTAAATAA